The following DNA comes from uncultured Methanobrevibacter sp..
TAAAACATTATTCATGTGAATTTGAATATCATTTAAAAAATCCTGGCCATCTTCAGTGATTGAATAATATTTAACCCTTTTATTATTTTCGTTAATATTCCACTCCCCAACAATAAATCCCCCTTTTTCCATTTTAGATAGGATTGGGTAGATTTTACTGGAATTAACATTAATATCACATTTAGAATCATTGAAATTAAAGAATTCCTCCAACTTTTTCATGATTCCATAACCATGGATACTTTCTTTTGAAATAATCCACAGGATTAGGTTATGTATAATCCCATTTGAGAAGTTTTTAAAAACTTTTTTATGTGATTCGTTAAATTTTTCGTCAGTCATAATTCACCATATGTCAAAATTTGATATATGTAAACATTTAATATATTATTCCTTACTAATATATAAATATGAAATTAGGTTTTACTACATTAGCTTTATTTATGGAACCTAACAATGACATCATCGATTTAGCTAAAAAACATGGATTTGAAATAATAGAAATTCTTGGAGAAGGTCCTTTTTATGAAAAAGACAATTGTGAATTTAAGGATTGTGGCTTGGATATAAGAATGCATGCAGCAACCGTGGACATTAATATAGCAAGCTTAAACCAGGGAATAAGAGCTGAAAGCATTAAGCAAATGATTCATTGTGGACATTATGCAGAAAGCATTAACGCCAATACCATAACAGTTCACCCAGGTATAATAGGCAGAAATGAACCGCATTTAAGAAAATGGGCATTGGAACAATCTATTGAAAGTATTGGAGAAATTATCGACAATACCAATGTTGAGATTTCAGTTGAAAATATGCCGGTTCGGGGCAAATTTCTGGCAAACACAGTCGAAGAAATCGAAATGATTCAAGAAGCAACAGGCTGCAGCTTAACCATCGATACCGGTCATGGGAATACCTGCGGAAACCTTGAAGAAATGCTGTCCTTAAAAAATATCAGCTATTGTCATTTGAATGATAATGATGGAGTAAAAGACCAACATATTACCTTGGGTGAAGGAACAATGGACTTGAATTTACTTAAAAAAATAGATACAGCTATCATTGAATTAAATAACTTCGATAACATCCTAAAAAGCAAAGAGGTTATTGATAACTTATAATTTATTATTTTTTTACTGGTTATTAGTTATAAGTTATAAGTATTTTTTTATTATAACTTATAAGTTATAAGTAAAAATTTTCAAAAAAAATAATTAAAAATCAATTTTTGTGACTTCAAAAATATCATCTATAACATAATCTGTCTTATCCAACATTTTAGGAGACACTTCTTCCTGCTGTTCAATAGTCAAAACACTAACATCCGCTTTATTAAATGCAATTAAATCATTTAATCCATCACCAACCATCATGACTTTAAAACCAGCATCTTTAAGAATGGAAACAACTTCACCTTTGCCTCTAGTTGAAACTGTTCCATATGCATTGTCCTCGGGAACATCGAGCATATTGGCCAATCTGTTAATTGCTCCTTTTCTGTCACCTGAAGCGATATATATCTCAATTCCGCGTGACTTTAAAGTTTCAATTGTTTCAAAAACTCTAGGGAAGAATTTACCTGCAGACGTTATAGTATATGCAACCTGACCCAAATCGATATCGACAATTAATGCAGATCCATTGCACAGTTCCATGTGGGGAATCTTTTCTCCCAGAATTTCAAAGCCATCAGTGATGTCTGATATAGTAGTTGTAGTTTCATCATCAAGAATGGCCTTAATTTCAGCCTTAGAAACCTGACTGGTAGAAAAGCTGACATCAAAATCTATGTTATACTGCTTAATAACATCGGAAATTAAAGTATTGGAGTCTAATTTCAACAATTTGTTTGTGTTGAATTGAAGTACAACCAATGCCAGAGAATCAGCAGAATCTATCAACTCCAAAGAATTGATGTTAGTAAATATGTCTCCGTTGAAAACATCTTTAATAACTCTATACCGTTCTATTAATGTCCCGGAGTTATCAAATACAATAGCTTTTTTCATGTTTAATTAATCTTTAAAAATAATTATTTATAACTTTGTAAAAAAAACAACTTTATAAACCTTAAAAAATAAAATAATAATATTATAAATTTACGATTATTAAGGTGTTTTAATGAACGTTATTGAAAAATTAAACTCCATAAAAAATGGAGAAATGACAGCTAAAGAAAATGTAGAAGGCTTCATTAAAGTTATCGATGAAAAAAACGAAAGCATTAATGCATTTATTGAATTAAATTATGAAAATGCATTAAAACAAGCGGAAGCTATTGATGCGAAAATAGCAGACGGTGAAGAAGTTGGTGCTTTAGCTGGTCTAGTATTTGGTATTAAAGCAAACATTAATGTGGAAGATTTGATTATTTCTGCAGCTTCCAAAACCCTGGAAGATTACATTGGAAGCTATAATGCAACAGTAGTTGAAGAAATCCTTGCCGAAGATGGAATAATCATCGGTATTTTAAATATGGATGAATTTGCAGCAGGAAGTTCAACTGAAACTTCATACTATGGACCTACCCAAAACCCAGCGGCAATGGGAAGAATCCCTGGAGGTTCCTCCGGAGGTTGTGCAGCAGCTATTGCAGCGGAAATGTGTGACATTTCAATCGGTTCAGATACCGGTGGATCCATCAGAAACCCTGCATCCCACTGTGGTGTTGTTGGATTTAAACCAACATACGGTGCCGTTTCAAGACAAGGTTTACTTGATTTGTCCATGAGTCTGGACCAAATTGGACCGTTAGCTAACGATGTAAGCGGAATTGCACTAGCTTTAAATTCAATTGCAAAATATGATGAAACAGAATGTACCACTCTCGACTGGGATAAACCTGATTTCACCGAAGTTTTAGAAGACACAAGTTTGGAAGGCATGAAAATAGCTGTATGTAAAGAATTCATTGATGTTACAGACGAAGAAATTAACAAAACCGTCAACAAGGCTATCGATAAATTGGTTGATGCCGGAGCAGAACTTGTTGAAGTCAGTTTCGATTACATTGATTTATGTTTACCAACATATTACTTGATTAACTATGTCGAATTCTTCTCTGCAACCAGAAAATACGATGGAAGAGACTATGGTTATAGAATTGAAGAAGTATGTGGTGAAGAAGTTTTAAGAAGAATTAAAATAGGTTCACACATTGCAGAAGCTGAATTCAGTGGAAAATACTACAAACAAGCTTTAAAAGCAAGGTCTGTAATCAGAGGGGAAATCACCGCAATGCTTGAAAATGTGGACTTGATTGTGGGACCAACCGTGCCTAAACTTCCTCACGAAATTGGTTCTGAAATAGAACCTATGGAAATGTATGCCTACGACATATTAACAGTAATAGCTAACCTTGCAGGTATTCCGGCAGGAAGCATTAAAGCTGGTGAAGTGGACAATATTCCAGTAGGACTTCAAATTCAAGCTAAACCATTAGATGATGAAAAAATTATCAAAGCTATGAGTGTTTTTGAAAACACTCAATAAATTATTTTTTTTTTTTTACACTGATTTTTATTTTATTAAATTGAAAAAAGGTTTGGAGCAATTAATATGATATTGGATTCAAAAAGTTATAGAAAGGAATTTGAATATTCAAGCCTTGAAAAGGTTTTGCAAGAAAGGGACAGAATAATTAAATTCATGAAAGACTTTGAAAATGATGAATTGCCGGAAAAATATTATGAACGTGACCCAAGTCCTGAAACAATCTATCTTTTAAACATTGATTATTTAAAGGAAATTTGTGATTTGATAAAAATAAAAATGCAAAAGAAAGAAGATCCAAAACCGAAATTAGCTCCATTTCTTGCAATTGAAAAAATCCTATCAAAACTGGATGATGAAAAACAAAAGCATTTCCTTGAAGATTTAAAAATAAAAGATGAACAATTATATTATGAATATAAGGAATGGAAAGAAGGGGAAAACCTCCTGGATGAACAATCCATGTAAATTTGAAATTCAAACCATCCCATTAAATAGTTTTCAAAACATCATCATCAAATTTTACACTTGAAATACACCTCTAAATTTTATACACTATAAAAAACAATAGAATATAAGAGAGGTTATTTTTATGACAAAAATAGGGCTTGCTTATTTAAATGGGTCTGTTCCAGGATTTGAAGATTTTGGAAATCTACCTACAGATATAGTAAAAGAAAATGGTCTTGTTAATGGTATTAAAGCTTCACAAGAACTGGATGCATTAATCATCCCAGGTGGAACATTAATCGAATCCAATGACATAAACATGGGATTAAATACTGAAATTAAAAAAATGGCCCGTGACGGAAAACCGATTATTGGAATTTGTGCCGGCTTTCAGCTTCTTTCAAACCAGATAGATATCGGAAGAAAATCACCAGTACCAATCGTTAAAGAAGGGCTAGGTTTAATTGACGTGAATTTTTCTCCATTAATTACAAGCGACCGAGTTAAGGCAAAAGTATTTGACAACTCATTTTTAGTAAAAAACCAGACAGAAGATGTTGACGGTTTTCACACTCATACCTATGGTAAAGTTGAAGGAGATGCCAAACCATTATTCTATTCAAAAGTTCAAAGAATGAATTATGGAGATACAAACGAAAAAGGTGATTATAACATCTTTTCTGGAGCATGTAACGATGATGGTAATGTCATCGGTACCATGATTCATGGCATCCTAGATGAAAACCCAATTCTTGTAGAAAACCTAAGGGAACAAATAGATATACAAGACCTCGATGATATTTACAATAGAAATATACATGTCAAAAAATTCCTACAGCATGAAGTAGGAATCAACACAAACATAAAAATACCTGAAATTAAACCTCTCAACAAACCCAAATACTTAATGATTGGAAGTAATGGCTCAGACTCAGGTAAAACTTTCATATTAACAGGCCTTGCAGGTGCAATCAGAAAAAGAGGTTATAAGGTTGCACTGCTAAAAGTAGGTCCTGACGTTCGTGATATCATACCTGGATTGTACCTGACAAAAGGAAAGATGGAAGATTTCGCATCCATAAAAATCGGTCATCTTGGATGGTGTGATATCGAATCTACAGTCGCGAAACTCAACTCATCTGACTATGATATCGTGCTTATTGAAGGTGTTATGAGTGTGTTTACAGGTCTTTTAAATGAAAAAGTACCATTTTCAGCTGCTGAAATTGCAATGTCATCAAACATTCCTATGATTTTAGCTACAGGTGTAAACAAAGGTGGAATTGAATCTGCAGCTATAGACATTGTTTCACATGCCAATATGCTTGAAAAATTTGGAGTTTCAGTTGAGGCAGTTTTGCTCAATAAAGTATATAATGATGATATATTCGAAAATGTAGTACCATATATTAGGAATAATTCCAATGTCGAAAAAGTTCTAAAACTTCCTAAATTAAAAAATGCTGATATGAGAGGATTTATTCCTGAAGTTGAAATTAGATATGAATTATTTACATCATATGCAATGGAATTAATTGAGAATAATTTAAATATTGATGAAATAATCGCAATGGCCCGTGAAGTCGAATTCAATAAAATTTATACATTTGATGAAATTAAAAGTAAAGTGATATAATGGCTCTTAATTTAAGTCCCGAAACAGGCGTTAAACTTACAAAAAAAGATCGTGCACATGTACTGAAAAAAATGAAACAGGGATGGAAAGCAACTTGTCTTATTCCTGACTATATCTTTGATGAAAATGGAGATATTCAGATTGCATCCGACATTAACAGACGTGTGGTAAAGACAGTCAGATTCAAGGATGACGGAATCCATATTGAAAAGGCTTTGAAAACTAAGACATTAAGGATTCCTTGGATAAAAATAATAGCTATAAATCAATCAAAAGAAGTTAAGGACGGTTTGGAAATACAAATGAATGACGGAAGATATGTTGCATTCAGCATTTACAATTCCTATAAAATAAAACAGATTACAGAATTTATAGCTAATTATATTGTAGATAAAAAAAAGAATAATTTAAATTAATTATTCTTCTAAATATTTATTAATGATATCTTCGCCTCTAAGCAAGATTAATCCATTCTCTTCAGCATATTTGCGAGCATCGGCGATTGAAGTAGCCTGTCCGGTTTCACCATCCATCATTTCACAAACTACACATACCGGAGTAACACCTGCAAGTTCACATAATGCAAGACCTATTTCAGTGTGTCCCCTTCTATTTTTTACAAGTCCGTCCGCTCCTCTTAAAAGACAAACATGCCCAGGAGATCTAAAAGTAGCTCCGAATTCATCAAATCTTTCATCTTTCATCATTAAAGCCATTTCACTAATGGTCATTGCTCTGTCATGATCTGTTACACCTGTGAAAGATTTTCTGTGATTGGTCCAAATTGAAAAGGAAGACCTTTCATCATATGGAATATCATTTGGTGCAAGTTCAGCAAGTTCTGGATATTTTTCACATGCAGCTTGCATAATATCAACCATAAACGGTAATTTAATTGCTTCACAAAAATCAGAATGTAGACAGTTACAAATTAAACCACCAGCATCATTTCTCATGGTTGCAATTGATTTAGGGGTTACGAATTCGGAAGCGATAATCATGTCAACTTCGCCTTCCCTATCATCATCATCAAAAACAAGTACGAATTCACCGTTTCTAATAGCTTCTAAAGCTTTATCTAAGTTTGTTTCTTGATTCATAGTAATATCTCCTTATTTACTAGAACCAGGGCTAAAAATAACTACAATCTATTACTTCTCTTCCATCCGGACTATCACCGTCGGTTTTGGAATTTCACCAAATCAACACTTAGTTTGTGCTCGTGGACTTATTTTATCAAAATCACCACCGGTGGGGAATTGCACCCCGCCCTGAGAACGTATTATCAAATATATTAGTCATATATAAAAAACTTTTTGGTAAATCTGTAAAAATATAAAATTAATTAAAAAAATTAGAACTCCAAAGATACAATGTCACCATCGGCAAGATTGTACTCATCCCTTAACTTCTTTTCACAAATGAATTCCAGATAATTTTCTTCATGAGTGGTCTTGGCAGGAAAGACAATAGCTCCATTAACATTATCATTTAATATTGCTTCAATATATTTTACAGCTCCAAATTCAGTATCTGGCTTTATTAAATTTTCACACTCATTTTTGATTTTATTAATCTCGCCAAGATATTCTTCACTAACTATGACATTTAAAGTTCCGGGATATGGAATAAAACCCAAATTTTTTTCAAACTCTTTAGTGTAAAATTCCTGTGATAGAAAATATGATCCTTTCCCCAAACCGCTTACTATTTCACCCTCTATTTTCATGAAAAAACCTCTAATTAAATTACATGTACTAATTGTTAATGTTAAAATATTTAATCATTTTTTTAATTTAGTTGAAATGTAAAATATTTTATTAAAACTTAATCTAACAAATATAGATACATAACTATAATTAACTCATTTTTGTTATAAATATTTTAAAGAAATTTATTTTAACTATCATGAATATAAATACTATCACAAATTATTTTACAGGGTAATATAATGGAAATAAAAACTATCTCATCGGATGTATTAATAATAGGATCTGGAGGGGCAGGTTCCAGAGCAGCAATAGAAGTTGATGATGCTGGTTTAAAACCCCTCATAGTTTCTAAAGGTCTTTCATTTAGATCTGGTTGTACTGGAATGGCTGAAGGCGGTTATAATGCTGTTTTCAAAACTGTAGACAAAGACGATTCAATAGAAGCTCACATGCACGACACCCTTAAGGGAGGAAGTTACCTCAACGATGAAAAACTTGTTGAAATATTAGTCAATGAATCACCAAAAAGATTGATAGATTTGGAAAATTATGGAGCTCTATTTGACCGTCAGGAATCAGGTGAAATTGATCAAAGACCATTCGGTGGGCAATCTTTTAGAAGAACATGTTATCAAGGAGACAGAACAGGCGCAGAATTGTTAAATGCACTTAAAGAAGAAATCATTAGAAGAGATATTGAATGTATTGAAGAAGTAATGATAACATCACTTGTATGCGAAGGCACACAGGTAATAGGTGCATGCGGATTTGATTTAAAAGATTCCAGTTTAATATATTTCCAAGCAAAATCAACAATATTGGCCAGTGGAGGAGCTGGTCAATTATACCCTGTAACATCAAACACATTCCAGAAAAATGGAGACGGATATGCAATAGCATTTAGAGCCGGAGCCAATTTGATTGATATGGAACAAATTCAATTCCACCCGACAGGTATGGTAAAACCAAAAACCAAAAGGGGAATTTTAGTAACCGAAGCAGTAAGAGCTGAAGGTGGAATCCTCCTAAACAAAGATGGTGAAAGATTCATGTCCAAATATGCTCCTGAAAAAATGGAACTAGCCACACGCGATGTTGTTGCTCGCTCAATATATCATGAAATAATTGAAGGAAAAGGAACAGATGATGGAGGAGTCTATTTAGATATTTCTCATTTGGATGACGATTATATTGATGAAAAACTCGAAACAATGGTTTTGCAGTTCGAAAATGTTGGTGTAGACATTAAACATGAGCCAATAGAAGTGGCTCCTACCGCACATCACTTTATGGGTGGTTTGAAAATCAATACTGATGCATCAACATCCCTTGAAAACCTATTTGGAGCAGGGGAAGTTTGCGGAGGAGTTCATGGAGCAAACCGTTTGGGAGGTAATGCACTGGCAGATACACAAGTGTTTGGAAAAATAGCCGGTGAAAGTGCATCCAAAGCCGCCAAACAAACCGATTTAAAAACCAATGAAGAAATGGTTGAAAAAGAAGCTTCAAGAATTGAAGGAATTATCAAAAAAGGTACTATCAAACCACAGGAATTTAAGAACAGAATTAAAAAATTAATGTGGGAGAAAGTAGCTATTGTAAGAGATGAAAAAACATTAAACGAAGCTTTAGGTGAACTTCTAGAAATGCAAAAGGAACTGGACAGCCTTGACGTAAGTGAGAAAAAGCAGTATAATACCGAATTGGTAACAGCTCTTGAAGTAATCAACATGGTTGAAATATGTATTTTAACTGTAAAATCAGCAATACTTCGTAGAGAAAGTAGGGGTGCTCATTTCAGATCTGATTTCCCTGAAAGTCTAGATGAATGGAAAAAAAGTATTGTAATAAATAAAAATAAAATAGAATTTGAAGCTAGATATTAGCTTCTTTTAATTCTTTTAATTCTTTTATAGCCTTTCTAGCTTTGTCATAAATTTCTTGTTCATCCAAAACAACTAATTTTTTATTTTCCATCAATATTTTACCATCACAAATGGTAGTGTCAACATTAGAACCATTAGCTGAGTAAATAATGTTTGAACTCAAATTGGAACTGTTTGGAACCATATTAGCTGAATCAGTATCAATCAAAATAATATCTGCCTTTTTGCCTACTTCAATGGAACCTATCTCATCTTCAAGTCCTAAAGCTTCTGCACCTTTAATGGTTCCCATAGTTAAAGCTTCATCTGAAGATAAGACTTTAGGGTCAAGTGTGGATACTTTCTGAAGCAAGCTTGCAGTCTTAAGCTCTTCAATCAAATCAAGATTATTATTTGAAGAAGCGCCATCAGTACCTATGCTTACGCAAACATCATTTTCAATCAATTTTGAAATAGGAGCGATACCTGAAGCCAATTTCATATTACTGCATGGATTATGTGAAACTTTGACATTGTTTTTCTTTATAATCTCTATTTCATTATCGTTTAACCATACACAATGAGCGGCAACAACATCTGGACCTAAAAATCCTATTTTATCCAAGTATTCAAAAGGTCTTAATCCTTTTTCTTGAGAAACATCATTAATTTCTTTTTCAGTTTCAGAAACATGTATATGAATTCCCATATTGTATTCGTCTGCTAGTTGGCGAACTTTAATCAACAATTCCTCTGATGCTGTGTAAGGAGAATGAGGTCCAAAGAATACTTTGATTCTTCCATTAGCCATTCCATTACAATTTTCATATAATTTAATATTTTCCTTAATTTCATTTTCCCTTCTTTCAGCATCTCCAAAATCAATCATTCCATATGATAAGACTGCCCTGATACCAGCTTCATCTACTGCACGGGCAACATCCTCCATATAAAAATACATGTCACTGAAAGTTGTTGTACCTGATTTGATTAATTCAACGGCACCCAATAATGCCCCAATATAACAATATTCTCCATTAAGATTTGCTTCCATAGGCCATATATGATCATTCAGCCAACTGTCCAAACTTAAGTCATCGGCTAAACCTCTAAACAATGCCATTGATAAATGAGTATGAGTATTAATTAATCCCGGAAGTAATATTTTTCCGGTTGCATCGATTACCTTGTCAACATTTCCTTCATCGATTTCATCAGAAATTTCAGAAATAACATCATTTTTTATTAAAAGGGATTGTTCCTTATTTTCAAAGTTATTCGGATTTAAAATTAATGCATTTTTAATCAATATAGTATTATCCTTCATAATAACACCTAAAAAAAATAAAAAAAGTAGTTAAAAACTTAATTATAAGTTTTTAATAGCTAATTTAATATCATCAGCTTTAATAGTTTTACGTTTTGCTATTTTAGCAACTTGAGTAGCTTCTTTAGCAACGTTACGAGCAACTTCTTCAACGTATGCAGCTAATTCT
Coding sequences within:
- a CDS encoding PadR family transcriptional regulator; translation: MTDEKFNESHKKVFKNFSNGIIHNLILWIISKESIHGYGIMKKLEEFFNFNDSKCDINVNSSKIYPILSKMEKGGFIVGEWNINENNKRVKYYSITEDGQDFLNDIQIHMNNVLANPSWIAFFSDMTGLEINNEKCNRN
- a CDS encoding sugar phosphate isomerase/epimerase; translation: MKLGFTTLALFMEPNNDIIDLAKKHGFEIIEILGEGPFYEKDNCEFKDCGLDIRMHAATVDINIASLNQGIRAESIKQMIHCGHYAESINANTITVHPGIIGRNEPHLRKWALEQSIESIGEIIDNTNVEISVENMPVRGKFLANTVEEIEMIQEATGCSLTIDTGHGNTCGNLEEMLSLKNISYCHLNDNDGVKDQHITLGEGTMDLNLLKKIDTAIIELNNFDNILKSKEVIDNL
- a CDS encoding HAD family hydrolase; the encoded protein is MKKAIVFDNSGTLIERYRVIKDVFNGDIFTNINSLELIDSADSLALVVLQFNTNKLLKLDSNTLISDVIKQYNIDFDVSFSTSQVSKAEIKAILDDETTTTISDITDGFEILGEKIPHMELCNGSALIVDIDLGQVAYTITSAGKFFPRVFETIETLKSRGIEIYIASGDRKGAINRLANMLDVPEDNAYGTVSTRGKGEVVSILKDAGFKVMMVGDGLNDLIAFNKADVSVLTIEQQEEVSPKMLDKTDYVIDDIFEVTKIDF
- the gatA gene encoding Asp-tRNA(Asn)/Glu-tRNA(Gln) amidotransferase subunit GatA; the encoded protein is MNVIEKLNSIKNGEMTAKENVEGFIKVIDEKNESINAFIELNYENALKQAEAIDAKIADGEEVGALAGLVFGIKANINVEDLIISAASKTLEDYIGSYNATVVEEILAEDGIIIGILNMDEFAAGSSTETSYYGPTQNPAAMGRIPGGSSGGCAAAIAAEMCDISIGSDTGGSIRNPASHCGVVGFKPTYGAVSRQGLLDLSMSLDQIGPLANDVSGIALALNSIAKYDETECTTLDWDKPDFTEVLEDTSLEGMKIAVCKEFIDVTDEEINKTVNKAIDKLVDAGAELVEVSFDYIDLCLPTYYLINYVEFFSATRKYDGRDYGYRIEEVCGEEVLRRIKIGSHIAEAEFSGKYYKQALKARSVIRGEITAMLENVDLIVGPTVPKLPHEIGSEIEPMEMYAYDILTVIANLAGIPAGSIKAGEVDNIPVGLQIQAKPLDDEKIIKAMSVFENTQ
- a CDS encoding DJ-1/PfpI family protein is translated as MTKIGLAYLNGSVPGFEDFGNLPTDIVKENGLVNGIKASQELDALIIPGGTLIESNDINMGLNTEIKKMARDGKPIIGICAGFQLLSNQIDIGRKSPVPIVKEGLGLIDVNFSPLITSDRVKAKVFDNSFLVKNQTEDVDGFHTHTYGKVEGDAKPLFYSKVQRMNYGDTNEKGDYNIFSGACNDDGNVIGTMIHGILDENPILVENLREQIDIQDLDDIYNRNIHVKKFLQHEVGINTNIKIPEIKPLNKPKYLMIGSNGSDSGKTFILTGLAGAIRKRGYKVALLKVGPDVRDIIPGLYLTKGKMEDFASIKIGHLGWCDIESTVAKLNSSDYDIVLIEGVMSVFTGLLNEKVPFSAAEIAMSSNIPMILATGVNKGGIESAAIDIVSHANMLEKFGVSVEAVLLNKVYNDDIFENVVPYIRNNSNVEKVLKLPKLKNADMRGFIPEVEIRYELFTSYAMELIENNLNIDEIIAMAREVEFNKIYTFDEIKSKVI
- the ribB gene encoding 3,4-dihydroxy-2-butanone-4-phosphate synthase, with the protein product MNQETNLDKALEAIRNGEFVLVFDDDDREGEVDMIIASEFVTPKSIATMRNDAGGLICNCLHSDFCEAIKLPFMVDIMQAACEKYPELAELAPNDIPYDERSSFSIWTNHRKSFTGVTDHDRAMTISEMALMMKDERFDEFGATFRSPGHVCLLRGADGLVKNRRGHTEIGLALCELAGVTPVCVVCEMMDGETGQATSIADARKYAEENGLILLRGEDIINKYLEE
- a CDS encoding DUF120 domain-containing protein, with amino-acid sequence MKIEGEIVSGLGKGSYFLSQEFYTKEFEKNLGFIPYPGTLNVIVSEEYLGEINKIKNECENLIKPDTEFGAVKYIEAILNDNVNGAIVFPAKTTHEENYLEFICEKKLRDEYNLADGDIVSLEF
- the tfrA gene encoding fumarate reductase (CoM/CoB) subunit TfrA; translated protein: MEIKTISSDVLIIGSGGAGSRAAIEVDDAGLKPLIVSKGLSFRSGCTGMAEGGYNAVFKTVDKDDSIEAHMHDTLKGGSYLNDEKLVEILVNESPKRLIDLENYGALFDRQESGEIDQRPFGGQSFRRTCYQGDRTGAELLNALKEEIIRRDIECIEEVMITSLVCEGTQVIGACGFDLKDSSLIYFQAKSTILASGGAGQLYPVTSNTFQKNGDGYAIAFRAGANLIDMEQIQFHPTGMVKPKTKRGILVTEAVRAEGGILLNKDGERFMSKYAPEKMELATRDVVARSIYHEIIEGKGTDDGGVYLDISHLDDDYIDEKLETMVLQFENVGVDIKHEPIEVAPTAHHFMGGLKINTDASTSLENLFGAGEVCGGVHGANRLGGNALADTQVFGKIAGESASKAAKQTDLKTNEEMVEKEASRIEGIIKKGTIKPQEFKNRIKKLMWEKVAIVRDEKTLNEALGELLEMQKELDSLDVSEKKQYNTELVTALEVINMVEICILTVKSAILRRESRGAHFRSDFPESLDEWKKSIVINKNKIEFEARY
- a CDS encoding amidohydrolase family protein; its protein translation is MKDNTILIKNALILNPNNFENKEQSLLIKNDVISEISDEIDEGNVDKVIDATGKILLPGLINTHTHLSMALFRGLADDLSLDSWLNDHIWPMEANLNGEYCYIGALLGAVELIKSGTTTFSDMYFYMEDVARAVDEAGIRAVLSYGMIDFGDAERRENEIKENIKLYENCNGMANGRIKVFFGPHSPYTASEELLIKVRQLADEYNMGIHIHVSETEKEINDVSQEKGLRPFEYLDKIGFLGPDVVAAHCVWLNDNEIEIIKKNNVKVSHNPCSNMKLASGIAPISKLIENDVCVSIGTDGASSNNNLDLIEELKTASLLQKVSTLDPKVLSSDEALTMGTIKGAEALGLEDEIGSIEVGKKADIILIDTDSANMVPNSSNLSSNIIYSANGSNVDTTICDGKILMENKKLVVLDEQEIYDKARKAIKELKELKEANI
- a CDS encoding histone family protein, which gives rise to MMSEIPKAPIARIIKEAGAERVSEDAKAELAAYVEEVARNVAKEATQVAKIAKRKTIKADDIKLAIKNL